CTGCCTGCGCAGGGCCTCGGTCGCGGTATCGATCGTCCCTTTGATAGCGCGTTTCAGCACGAAGCCGGGCAGTGGCACCTGAGGGTCAATGGCAATCTCAAACTTGACCAGGGTGTTGTCGCCCTTGGGAATCAACTCGTACTTTCCATCCTGCGCGCGCTGCTGTGTGGAGCTGACCAGCGTCCACCGTACTGAGCGGTCGGTCCAGCTGTAGGCCACCACCTGTTCGTCGGTGATGCCCGCGGTCTTGACTTTCATCTTCACCTTGCTAGGCCACCCGTCGTCCCCGGTCTCGAGTATCTCGACGCTCTGATGGGCTGGCGACCACTCGGTCATCGCTTCGAAATCGGCGATGATATCCAGGATCTCCTCGGGACTTGCTTCGATGACGATGTCGCGCGACTCCTTGATTGCCATGGCCGCACGATAGCGAACCGGCGTCCAGTCGGGAATAGCTCCGCCCCGGCGTACCGTCGTCCTGGTGACACCCCACGAGAGCGATGCCGCGACCGATACCGTCTACACCGTCGGTGACTACCTGCTCGACCGCCTCGCCGAACTCGGCGTCTCGGAGATCTTCGGCGTTCCCGGCGACTACAACCTGCAGTTCCTCGACCACATCGTGGCCCACCCGAGGATTCGATGGGTGGGTAGCGCCAACGAACTGAATGCCGGGTACGCCGCCGACGGGTACGGGCGGCTGCGCGGGATGTCAGCGGT
The nucleotide sequence above comes from Mycobacterium decipiens. Encoded proteins:
- a CDS encoding SRPBCC family protein — encoded protein: MAIKESRDIVIEASPEEILDIIADFEAMTEWSPAHQSVEILETGDDGWPSKVKMKVKTAGITDEQVVAYSWTDRSVRWTLVSSTQQRAQDGKYELIPKGDNTLVKFEIAIDPQVPLPGFVLKRAIKGTIDTATEALRRQVLKVKKGQ